The genomic DNA AGACGCCGATCAAACACGTCATTTTGCTGATCGGTGAAAACCGTACTTTCGACCATGTCTACGCGACTTATAAGGCGCCGCGCGGGCAGACCGTGTTCAATCTGCTCTCCGAAGGCATTGTCAACGCAGACGGTACGCCAGGTCCGAACGTCGCCGCCGCGCGTCAGTTCCAGGCCACCCAGAGCGGCAGCTACGAGGTCGCTCCGACCCGCACCGTGCCGTACGAAACACTGCCCGCCATGAACACCGGTGGTGCGCCGACCCAGGCACCGTTCGCTTCCGCCGCACAGGCGCAGTCGATCGAGCCGGCACTGCCGGACGATGCGTATCAAGAGCTCGCCGAAGGCGGCACGGGCCTGCCCAGTGGCGTGGTCGACACACGCTTCCCGGGCAATCTGACCAATGCACCGGTCGATATGCATGCCTCGATCAGCTACAACGACTACGCCAACAGCCCGGTGCATCGTTTCTTCCAGATGTGGCAGCAGCTCGATTGCAACATCAAGGAAGCGACCAGCAAAAACCCCAGCGGCTGTCGTGCCGACCTGTTCCCGTGGGTCGAAGTGACGATGGGTGCGGGCAATAACGGCGTGACGCAGCCGGCCAATTTCACCGATCAGAGCACCGGTGAAGGTTCGACCTCGATGCAGTTCCTCAATATGGCCCAGGGCGATGCGCCGTATTTCAAGGAACTGGCGCAGACCTATGCGCTCAGCGACAACTTCCACCAGTCGGTGATGGGCGGCACGGGCGCCAACCACATCATGCTCGGCTACGGCACGCTGATTTATTACGCCGATGCCAAGGGCAAACCGGCTACGCCCCCGATCAATCAGATCGAAAACCCGAACTCGCAGCCGGGCACCAACAACTGGTGGGTACAGGACGGTTACGGTGGCGGTTCGTACGTCAATTGCGCGGATGAATCCCAGCCGGGCATCGCCTCGGTGAAGAAGTACCTGCGTTCGCTGCCCTACAAGACCTTCAAGGGTTCGGACTGCAAAAAGAACGCTTACTACCTGGTCAACAACTACAACCCGGGCTACCTCGGCGACGGTACCGCCGCACCGCTGGGCGCGCAGCAGTTCACCATCCCGCCGTCCACGCAGGAAAACCTCGCTACCCTGCTCGAGCGTCATCACGTGAGCTGGAAGTACTACGGTGAAGGTTGGGGCCAGGGCAAGGAAAACGGTGAAGCCGGTACGTTCTGCAATATCTGCGATCCGTTCCTGTACTCCACCCAGGTCATGACCAACCCGGACCTGCGCGCGAACAATCAGGACATCAACGATCTCTATACCGATATCCAGAACAACACGCTGCCGGCGGTATCGATCGCCAAGCCCGATGGCATTCTGGACGGCCATCCGGCGTCCTCGAAGCTCGAGCTGTTCGAAGGCTACGTAAAGAAGATCGTCGACATGGCCAAGGCCAACCCCAAGGTGTGGGCTGACACGGCCATCGTGGTGACCTTCGATGAAGGCGGCGGTTACTACGACTCGGGCTACATCCAGCCGGTGGACTTCTTCGGCGACGGCACGCGCATCCCGATGCTGGTGATCTCGAAGTACTCCGAAGGCGGTCGTGTGGTGCACACCTATTACGATCACGTCTCGTTCGACAAATTCGTCGAAGCCAACTGGGGCCTGCACGATCAGATCTCCGATCGCAGCCGCGACAACCTGCCGAACCCGATCGCATTGCCGCGCAACCCCTATGTGCCGGTCAATGCTCCAGCGATCGGCAACATGATGGACATGTTTGATTTTGGACGGCATGACCGCAAGGACGACGTCACCGCAGCGACCACGGACTGATCGCCTGCCTTGACACCTGTGCCCTGCCTGGGTAACCAGGCAGGGCACACTCTTTTTTCGAGAGCCACGCCACCCGATGAATATCCCTCCACGGCTTCGCCGCCGCCCGTTGCAGATCGTTACCCTTGCAACATTCAGCCTCGCCGCCGCACTGGCCGCTCCTGCCGGTCATACCGACCCCGGCGACTTCGGCGCCATGCCCGGCCTCTGGAAAATCGTCACCCGCCTGTTCAGCCATGGGCAGTGGGGCAAACCTGTCGTGCAATGGCATTGCGTCGACGAGGGTGCCGATCCCTGGGCATCGTTCAGCCATATCGACCCGCCCGTCGCGCATCAGTGCCAGCAGGCCGATCAGCACCGCAGCAGCACCACCCTCGATTGGACCCTGCGCTGCGAAGGAAAGGGCGCGGCCGCGATGCACGGCCATGTCGGTTTCGACGAGGCTGAACACTACACCGCCAGACTCAGCCTGCCCGACGGCAGCGACGTAGCGAGGGTGGAAGGAAAGCGCTACGCGGCCTGCACCAGCCCGGCCGATTGAGGCGCCATACGCGCAGATCGGCGCCGTGAACCACGGTTTGGGCGTCTAGGCGTCTGCTTGACTGCGAAATTTTCCGATACCCAAGACCCAAGCCCTTCCCCCACACTGTTGCTGTCGGCCCGGCCCACCGACGACGAAAGGGGGAAGCTATGCGCCGTATCGCACTCATAATCACGCTGAGTCTGCTCGGCACGGACGTTCTCGCCGAGACGGTTGTCGAAGACACGCCACCTGCTGCGTGCGTCAGTTTTGCCCGACCGTTTTACCTGATCGCGCGCAATCGCGACCGTGGCGTCACCAAGGCAAGCGCCATGTCGAACTTCAAGCACAACAAGAATCGCGAAGACGACGCCGATCCCAATGCACCGGAAAACTGGATGGCTACGACCGTCACCACGGTCTACAACTATCCGAACGTCACACCCGACGAGCTGCAGAACCGGGCACTGAAAGCCTGTTCGGTCGATGCCACGGGCAAGATCCAGTTCAAGGGGCTCTAAGCTTAGAATCCCGAGGCCGGCATCCGCGGACCTTGCTCAAGGCCTTTATGAACGACTTGCCCGAGGCCCTGACAGGGCTGCACGACGCGACCCTAGCATCGGTCGAGTTCGACTGGCGCGAACGTCGCTGTACCTTCCTTTTTCAGGGCGGCCCCGGCGAAGGGCTTCAGCACGAATTTTCGATTGTCTTCAACGATGTCACCAAGCTGACGATTCCGTCCGAACGCCCCTGGGGACCGTCCCTGTCGTTACTGGAAGTCGATAGCGTCGATACGGGACGGTACGTTCTGGTGATGCAGTCGGGCGATGAAATCTGGATCTCTGCCCGCCAAGAGCCCATCCGGGTGTTGGGAAACGAGTGACCGAAGCGCGTTTAGCTTTGTGATTTCCACGTAAGCCATGCGAACCAAGAACGATCTAAACGCCCGGCCGAAGAAAACTGAACCGTATCCTCACCATCTTCTAATAAGCGCCAACGCATAGTGGGCGTGTGGGAAAGCTCCACGCCGCCGCCGAGGTCATTACCATGTTCGCCAACACCACGACCCCGACCCCGTCGCCCGTGGAAAACTGGCTGCACCGCATACTGCACGCGGTGCGCCATGTCACAACACCGCAGAAATCCGAGTGCGACTCCGCTCGACCGCTGACGCGTCGACAGATGTTGCTGATGGCGCAAGATCAAAAGCGTGCCCAAGAGCGTGCACGCTGCGCCGAACTGGCACGCATCGCCAAACAGCAAAAGCACCAAGCCTGATTAACGGATCAGGGGACACGGACTTTTTTGATAACCCGGCGGAGCTGCCGCTGGCGGGCTGACGCCTATCGACCAGGCCAATGCCAAGCCGGTTCATCCAGCATCCCCTGGCCGGCGACTTTCGTTTCGCTCAGTGTTTTTTCCAGATGGATCGAGTGGCAATCATCCGCCGCCTCGAGCGCCGCGATCAAACGCGATGCGTGCGATACCACCCAGACCTGGCTACGCGAAGACGCATGCACGATCAGCCGCGCCAGCGCCGGCAACAGGTCGGGATGCAGGCTGGTCTCCGGTTCGTTCAACACCATCAGCGGCGGCGGACGCGGCGTGTGCAAGGCGGCGATCCATAGCAGGTAACGCAGCGTTCCATCGGATAGTTCGGCGGATCTCAACGGCCGCAGCAAGCCAGGTTGGCTGAACTCCAGCACCAGACGGCCGTCACTGTCGACAATACCGACCTGGCCGCCGGGAAAAGCATCGTCCACCGAGGCACCGAGCGCTTCCCTCTCGCCCAGTTCGCAAATGGTTTGCCAGGCCGCAGCAAGATCATGGCCATCGTGGCTCAGCACCGTCGTGCGCGTACCGAGCTGCGCCATGCGCGCTGGCGCATCGGCGTCGGAACGGAAGTGATCGTAGAAGCGCCAGCGTCTGATCGTGTCGCGCACATCGAGCATCTCCGGGGCGCGCTGCGCGTCGGCAACATGCGTAAACATGCTTTCGAAACCGCTTATATGCTGCGCCAGCACCTGCCAGGATTTGCCCGCGCGTGCACGAATCATCGGGCCTCGTCGTTCCACCAGCATGTTGGCCGAACGCAAGAAAGGCCCCGCCCAGATCACTTCCGACTTGATCTCCGGATCGAGCGAGAACATGGAGCCCGCGGGCAATTGGTTCGGTAAGCCGAAGTCAATGGCGTAACCGAAATCCGTTCCGGAAAAGCCAAGTCGCAACGCCTTGGGTTCCCCTCTTGCCGTTCCTTCGATCGCCACCTCGCCACGCTGCATTCTTCGCGACAGCTCCTCGGGACCGGCCCAGAAGGTCGACGACAAACCGCCTTCGCGCGCCAACGCGCCGACCACCCCGCCTTGTGCCGTTTCGGCAAGCAGACGCAACGCGCGATAAAGATTCGATTTGCCGCTGCCATTGGCGCCGGTAACCACGTTCAAGCGTCCCAGCGGCACGATCAGCGAGCGCAGGGAACGGTAGTTGGCAATCGCCAGCGTGGTCAGCATCGGGCAATCCCTTGCAGTGCGTCAAAGCGCTTTTTATCACCGCCACGCAAAGCCCGCCAGACAGCACCACCCTCGCGATGAGGTTTATTCAACGCAGCTGACTGTCCTTGCTACCGCGGCGATTGAACAGCGCCGCGCCGCGCTCCGCATCCAGTGCCTCCTGGCACGCCACGCACAGACGCACCCCGGGGACAGCCTTGCGCCGTGCCTCGGGGATGGGCGCCTCGCACTCTTCGCAATGCGTAAGCCCCGGACCTTGTTTCAATTGCCGACGCGCCCGCTGGACTGCGTCACTGACCGTCGCGTCGATCTGGTCCTGAACGGCGCCGTCGCCTGCCCAACCTGTGGCCATGGGAGTCTCCGGGATAGTGCACACAAGGCGAAGCATCGCTTCGCCCGAACCGCATTTATGGCGGCAAGATTCGAAAAATCAAGCGCTTGGGGACATTACGCCGACCCCGCTGCGAACTCAAGCCGTCTCAAGATGGCCCTGCCCGCTGGCCACATGCTCGGGGAAGTACTCCCGCATCATGCGATCGACATACGCAACCAGGGACGGATGACGTTCCATGCCGTGGCGTAAAGGCGATTCAAAAAAGGGCGTCAGCACCGACGCGAGCACGCCAAAAGCGGTCGCATCGACAGCGCTGTGCCGTTCGCCGAACAGATAACGCTTCTCGCCAAGCAACACCGCCAACGCATCTATCGAACGCAGACCCAAGGCTGCGATCTGATCACGCGAATGACGCCCAAGACCATGGCCACGTAGGTCGTCGAGCTTGCGAGCCTGTATCTGCTGGCGTAGTTGCGCGCGATCGGCTTCCGGCGCCCTGTCGGCAAAACGCGCCGGCCCCTTGGCAAAGTTGTCCGGATCGATCCAGCGGAACCACACCATCGCAAAATACAAATGGTCTTCGAGCAGCCGCTCTATCGCCCACGACTCCGCGCGTTGCCGAACGTCCAGGCCATCGTCCAGATCCAACTCGTACTTACGCTCGATATGCGCGCGGATAAAGGTAGAATCGCTGACGACTTCGCCCTGATCTTCGATATAGGGCACTTTGCCATGGGGCGCCTGCGGCGGGATGCAAAATGCCTTCTCAAAGGCCAGCCCCGCCATCTTCAGTTGCACCTCGGTCTTGAGCACAAACGGGCTGGTCTCGGGCATACCAAAGCCAGCCCCCGTGGAATACAAGGTGATACCGGAAACTGACATGCGAAGGCGTCCTGTCGTGGAAAGTTACGCCAGTGTGGCCGGGCCCTGCTGACAACGTCCTGTCAGCAGGCAGCCCTTTCCAGCCCCACCGCACAAAACCATCACACTCGCTTTGAGTAAATCCGTAGCCGGTATACCCTTGCGAGCGCCAGCTGCCAAGGAACAGCACTCTTGCAGGGAATCTGGCTGCCGTATCGAGTACATCGCGCCGGCGCCCTTGCCGGCCTTAATCACGCAACGGATGTTGCACGTGAGGAGGTTACGCTGATGTCCCGCCTTTCATTCGTCTCGATCTGTCGACAATGCGTCTTCGCCATGGCGGCGCTGAGCATGATTGCCGTATCCATGCCGGCCGATGCCCAGCGCTATCGGCATGGCGGCTATCATCGTCCACCGCCACCACGCTACTACGGCCGTGATCGCCACCGCGGCGGCGGCTCCGGGAATGTGATCGCAGGTGCCTTGCTCGGCGTCGTCGCCGGCGCAGTCATCGCCAACTCCGCTTCGAATGCTTCACAGCCGCCGCCGGCGGTGGTCTATCGCGATCCGCCGCCGCCACCGCCACCGGGCGTGTATTACGACGACGGTTATTGAGCAGCGCGACGCTGCCGCCACGGAACGCTTTTTTCCCGAACGCCTCGAATCGGAGCATCCCTATGAAGAACGCCATTCGCAAGGTCGCCGTCCCTGCCCTGCTATCGCTCGCTGTTTTTGCGCCGACGGCATGGGCGCAGCAATCACCGACACCATCGAGCGATGCTGCAGCAAGCACACCCGCCAAGTCGCACGCGCAGCGCCGCGCCGATTCGGTGGAACGGCGCATCAACGACCTGCATACGCAGCTGAAGATCACCGACCAGCAATCCAAGCAATGGGACGCCTTTGCCCAGACCATGCGTGACAACGCGCAAAATACCGGTCAGGCCTTTCACGAGCGCTCGCAGAAGCTGTCGACGATGAGCGCGCCCGATGCGATGAAATCGTATGCCGATCTTACTCAGATGCATGCCGACAACATGAAGAAACTCTCGTCCTCCTTCAGCGACCTCTACGCCGTGTTGTCCGACGAGCAGAAGCAAACCGCCGATACCTTGTATCGCAATCAGAAAATGGGGCACAACAAGGGCCCACATAACCGGCACAAGGGCGGCAAACCGGCCAGTTCCTCTTCCGCAGGCGCTGCCGCCACGCAGTGATCGATCATCGGTCGTCCAATGCAAAGGGCCAGGTACGACCTGGCCCTTTTTTGTGGTTCCGAAACTTTGTCAGGCAGGGCTGCGATCAGGCACGTTCCAGGCGCTTTCGGCGTGCTGCTTCAACCGATGCATCTGATCCTCGGAAGGAAAGCCGCTGACCCGATAGCGTTCGGGCAGCAAGTGCGGCTCACGGTTCAAGCCACCGAGCACCTCGACCACGATGTCCCACGGCACCGAGACGATCTCCTTGACCGCCGTGCAATAAAACCAGACATAGTCGGCACGCGGGAGTAACGCATCGACGTTGCGTGTCCATTGCACCGAGCTGATAAAGCCACCGAGCTTTCCATTTTTGAACACCCGGTAGCTCGCCACGAAAATATCGATGTTTTCCTTTTCGTGTATCTGGTCGAGCAGTTTTTTCTGGTCGTCGTACACGCTCATCGTGCCTCGATACCTTGCCTGGCGAAAGCGCTCGCTCGCCGGCAGGTTTTCATCGAATGCCGACCATTGACCATCGCGCAGACGGAACAGCTGATATCCCAACGGCCGGGTGTTCGTTTCCAGTACTTCGACCGCAATATCGGCCAGTTCGGCGATGCCTTGGTCGTTGCCGCTGCCGGTCACCAGCAAGTGGTCGCGCGACGGAATCGCAATCACCGGATCGCCCTGAATCGGTAGCCGATAAAGCATATCGGTCAACAATAACCGGGAGGCGTCAAAGACATCGCTCCAGGCCGACAGGAACACGCCATGGGGACTAACCCGGAAATTCGGCTCGGTACGATCGCGCAGATTGTCCATCGCCCGCTTCAATGCCGTGTCGAAATCGAGGCCCCACTCGTCGAGCTTGTCCTGGGACACGGATGTCGTAGCGTGCGCGGAATCGACCACCAGCGAAATCACCAGGCGATCAAAGAACGGCTTTGATGGCGCAAGTTTATACGCCTTGTCGCCATCGGCCAGACGTGCCATCAGACGCGCGAATTCGAAGGCCGCGCCGTCGCGGATCACCGGCATGAGATTGGCGAGCGCCGCCTCGCGATCGGACATATCTGCAGGGGCGACGAACGCCATGATGTACTTGTCCAGCACATCGGCCCGATTGCCACGAGCAGCTTTTTGATAGTCCTGAAAAACATTGCGAAGATTGAACGTCATCGCGCAATCGCGCGAATCCTTGAAACTGAGGCTGAAATCGCGGCTGTTATAGACGATATCGCTGAATGCACCCATTTTCGGCATGCGCCGCATCGCCACCGACGCAAACCGGTCGGGCGTAAGGTCTCGCCGAAAAATATCCAGGATGCCCACGAATCCCCCGATTCGGAACAGCAAAGCCACATAGATACCTTTTTACAGCAAATCCAGGCACATGGCGCACCTGCTTACAGGGTGCGGCCACGATCGCCTATGATCCAGGTCTCAACTGGAGATCGCAGCATGTCCGACACCCCACCCGATGGGCTTCCCAGATACCGGCTGTTGACCGGTAAGGACGACGCCTCGTTCTGCCAGCGGGTTTCCGAAGCGCTGGCGCTCGGCTATCAACTCTATGGCTCGCCCGCCGCCACCTTCAATGGCGAACACGTCGTGGTGGCCCAGGCCATCGTCTGGCCCTGATCGGGTTTCAAGGAGCAATCGCATGTTGATTCACGGCAAGTGCCACTGCGGCAACGTGGCTTTTTCCCTGACCTGGGCACCCGATCCGACCGAGATCCCCGCGCGTGCATGCACGTGTACGTTCTGCACCTCGCACGGTGCCGTATGGACGTCCAATCCGCAGGGCGCGCTCGAGATCGTCGTGAACGATCCGGCAATGGTCTCCCGCTATGCCTTTGGCACCGAGACCGCTCAATTCCTTGTCTGCTCGCGCTGCGGCGTCGTACCAGCCTGCATATGCGTCGCCGAAGACCGCCTCTATGCCGTCGTCAACGTCAACACCTTCGATAACATCGACCGCGCGCTGTTCAATCACGGCACCGTCAGTTTCGACGGAGAGGATGCCACGTCGCGCGTAGCGCGTCGCCAACGCTATTGGATCGGCGATGTCACCTATGTAGAAAGCGACAACCGCAACGTGTTCGTGCATAAGGGCTAGAGGGGCATTGTATCGCTGGCAACTCGTAGCATCGGCAGGGCCGGATCGTCGCCGCCCTCGAAATAGTCCAGACGGACGACCTTGCCGCTTGCATCGCGCACCGGCGTGAAATAGCTCAGCTCGTCAGGTACGAAATACAGCCGCTGATTGACGGTAAGCATCAGCGGCACCGCATGGCGGTTGCTGCGCTGGCCATAAAGCTGACCGTCCTTGATGGAGAGCGTCTCCGTCGTAGCGTCATCGATACGATAAACACCTTCGAAGGCGCGTAGCTGATCCTCGGTCAGCTTGGCGGGCACCGGGTCGGCATACGGTTGCCCCAATGCGATCGCCGCCATACGACGCGCCATGGTCCGGGCATCGAAGTTGTCGTCGTTGGCCAGGACAACGACGGTAATGTCCTGTTGAGGCAAATACGCCAGCGCGGAAGCGAACCCGTCGATCTGACCGGTATGCCCCACCATCTCGTTACCGCGCACCTGCCAGATATACATGCCGAACCCGTAAGGGTGCGTCGATGCACCTGGCACATTCGCTACCGCCGTCGTCATTTGCTTGAAACCATCGCGCCCAACTACTTTGCCTTGCGCCAACGCACGCATCCAGTGCAAGAGATCGTTCGCGGTGGACACGAGCGCACCCGCGGCGGCCGGCACGCTGGCGTTGATATACGACGCGTTCTCGACATGGCGATTTGCGTTATCCGTGGTGTAACCGGCCACGCGCCTCGGGACAATCCTCGCGTTGTCGCCGTAAGCGGTCTCTTTCAGGTCCAGCGGCTCCAACAAGGTCGTGCGCAGGGCGTCCTGCCATGGCCTACCGGTAACTTTTTCAATCACGGCACCCAGCAAGATATAGCCGGCATTCGAATAGGCAAAACGCGTACCCGGAGGAAACGACGGCTCGCGTTTCTTGATCTCGGCGATCAAGGTCGCGGTATCGACCTTGCGGGCAAAAAAGCCCGGTTGTGGGTCGTGCACGATATCGGACACACCCGCCGTGTGGTTAAGCAGCTGACGCAACGTGATCGTTTCACCGTTGGCAATACCGGGAACATAGGTTGCGAGCTTGTCGTCAAGCGACAATTGGCCAAGCTGGGCAAGCTTCACCACCAGTGCCGCGGTAAACATCTTGGTGATCGAGGCGATTCGAAATGTCTGGTCCGCTTGAAGCGGTACGCCTAACTCGATCTGTGCACTTCCCCGAGCGGCTCGATAAATGATCTCGTCCCCCCGGGCTATCAGAATCACCGCGCCAGGCCCGTCGCTCGATGTCGCATGCTCCAGGGCGGCCTGGGCTTGTTTCGCAACAACCGCCGATGTCACCGGTACCGCGACGGCAATCGGTGCCAGAGCAGCCATGACAACGAAGCAGAACGAGCGTATGACCATGATGGATACCCCGCAATAGCGCAATAAAGCGAACCCCCTACATCCATGTTGAGATGCGGTGGCTCCCGTTTCAGTTTAAAAGCATGCCCCCCGTTTTCGCCGGACGCTGTCCGCTTCATAATCCATCGCGTCGCCGGGCCTCATATCTATCGAAGGAAACGCATGGATTCCCAGGAAGTCGCCAAGGTTAAACAACCCCCCGTCCTTTTCAGCAAGACCCAGGGGCTGATCGAAAAGATTACCCAGAAGCTGGGCGCACCGATGGTCACCTATTGGAACAACCCGCGCGGCTCCATCTGCCATAGCGATGCGGTGGCATTGTTCGAGCTGCTGAACAACCTGGGCCATCCCGACACGTTGTACCTCTTTATCAAGTCCGACGGCGGCGCCGGCCAGGCTTCGCTGCGCCTGGTCAGCCTGCTGCGCCAGCATTGCAAGCGGCTGATCGCACTGGTGCCGCTGGAGTGCGCCTCGGCGGCGACCATGATCACCCTGGGCTGCAACGAGATTCAGATGGGCCCGATGGCCTATCTCACGGCCGTGGATACCTCGCTTACCCACGCACTGTCGCCGGTCGATCGCGACAACGATCGCGTCAGCGTCAGCCTGGACGAGCTTACCCGCGTGATCCGCCTGGGCCGCGCCGAACACAGCAGCACCACCGAAAACCCCTATCAGGCGCTATTCCAATATGTACACCCGCTGGTGATCGGTGCGGTCGATCGCGCCGAATCGCTGTCCATCATGCTGTGCAAGGAACTGCTCGCCCATCACATTGCCGATGAAACCACCGGCGAGCGGATCGCCCAGACGCTCAACTCCAAGTACCCGTCGCACAGCTACCCCATCCTGCTCGAAGAGGCGCGCAAGATCGGCCTCAACGCTACTCATCTGTCACCGGAGATCAACAGCCTGCTGCTTGAACTGCACCAGCAATATGCCGAGATGGGCCAGAAGGCATCGACCGATTTCGACGAGTGTCACGCGCACAGCAACGAGATCCTCAATATCTGGGAGACCGGCGGCATGCAGATCTTCTTCCAGCAGGACAAGGACTGGTTCTACCGCTCCGACGAACGCCGCTGGATCACCATGAACGACCATAGCGGCTGGCGCCGCGTGCAGCGCGTTGGCGGCAAGATCAAGAAGGAGTTGTTGCACATTGTCTGAGCACGATGCTATCGGCGCCACGACGACATCGTGGTGCCTTTACCTGATCGAATGCCGCGACGGTACGTTCTATGCGGGCATTACCAATCGTCTTGAGGCTCGCTACGCCGACCACGTGGCGGGGCGCGGGGCGCGCTATACGCGCGCTCATCCGCCTTTGCGGCTGATCGGTGCCAGGCCGTATGCGAACCGCGCGGAAGCGTCGCGAGCGGAGTGGCAGATCAAGCAGTTGCCCAAGCAGAAGAAGGTGGCTTTTTTGTTGGAAAGCCCTGCTGTCTAGAAGCCCCCCCTCACCCCAGCCCTCTCCCCCGGCAAAGCCAGGGGAGAGGGAGCTAAAAGCGCGCAAGATTCATATTCGCCTCTGTGTACCCCTCTCCCCTGGCTTTGCCGGGGGAGAGGGTCGGGGTGAGGGGGTACAGGAAGCGATGCGAAGCGAGCCTTCCGCTATCGAGCGCCAGCATCTTCAACCAGCATCAAATTCCATTTCCACCACCAATAGTGATACTCACGCTCCTCGACCCGATAGTGCCGATCACAAAACGCGCAACGGCATACGTAATAGTCGACCCACTTCGCATCGTCCAGCACAGTCGCCTCGATCTCGACATATCCTGCCTTCGCCTCGTCGGCAGGATTGTAGAGATCGTCCATCGGGTACAGGACACACAGACACTCGTCGGAACGCTTGAGGAACTCCAGCTTCCGAAAGGCAAAGTCCAAATGACTGCTGTTTGGCCTTAGCGCGCCACCCAGCGCCACGCCGCGTGTCGCCAGCTTCAAGTCATCCAGATGCGTGACAAGGACGGCCAGCTCCTGCTTGTCCCGCAGATGACGGATGGCGCCAGATGCAGCCCATATGCGATGCGGATCTTTCGACAGCATGTCGTCGAGAATACTCATGACTTACGTCGTGCCCCTTGCCTAGTCAATCTCTCGCACAAAAATCCAGCCCTTGGTTGTCAAGAAATAGGCGCTGGCGGCGCCTTCTTCTTCGCCAAAATAAAACCCGTTACGCCGAGTCCTCAACGACGCCACTGCGCCCTGCTCCGGCGCAAAAGCGTAAGAATCCGTATGGTGATGGAACCCAGGGGGCGCGACGCTCAATCGCATGTTTTCATATGGCCCATTCCAGGTGAGCAGAGAGCTCACCATATGGCCTTTACCCTGACTCACCACAGCAACGAGCCTGTATCCACCACCTTTTTTCGATGGCATAAGCAGCGCCCAATCGGCCTGACCGTCCGCATTGAAGTCTGCCAAGGTTACCAACAGGCATTGACGCCCGGTTTTTGCCTCAAGT from Dyella sp. GSA-30 includes the following:
- a CDS encoding serine hydrolase domain-containing protein → MVIRSFCFVVMAALAPIAVAVPVTSAVVAKQAQAALEHATSSDGPGAVILIARGDEIIYRAARGSAQIELGVPLQADQTFRIASITKMFTAALVVKLAQLGQLSLDDKLATYVPGIANGETITLRQLLNHTAGVSDIVHDPQPGFFARKVDTATLIAEIKKREPSFPPGTRFAYSNAGYILLGAVIEKVTGRPWQDALRTTLLEPLDLKETAYGDNARIVPRRVAGYTTDNANRHVENASYINASVPAAAGALVSTANDLLHWMRALAQGKVVGRDGFKQMTTAVANVPGASTHPYGFGMYIWQVRGNEMVGHTGQIDGFASALAYLPQQDITVVVLANDDNFDARTMARRMAAIALGQPYADPVPAKLTEDQLRAFEGVYRIDDATTETLSIKDGQLYGQRSNRHAVPLMLTVNQRLYFVPDELSYFTPVRDASGKVVRLDYFEGGDDPALPMLRVASDTMPL
- a CDS encoding GIY-YIG nuclease family protein, with amino-acid sequence MSEHDAIGATTTSWCLYLIECRDGTFYAGITNRLEARYADHVAGRGARYTRAHPPLRLIGARPYANRAEASRAEWQIKQLPKQKKVAFLLESPAV